The following are encoded in a window of Flavobacterium cupriresistens genomic DNA:
- a CDS encoding DUF7619 domain-containing protein yields MKKLLCYLIFLSSVMALAQTKVKDTITRRATIIYNQNGNQVTFKPETPPLIPIAGAPKPSYSYLWELGDGHYSKEAEPKHVYKNKGNYTTRLAVTNNYDNGKPPATRPKKVAVNDITDSNYKDIASIADQNGFAILKNCDPIPEQEMVVVVSYQNLENYVSSGKLYLFYNEKQFKNNNFELVDFRTHANEREVKENVVASVNDLEDTKSYLASAESISRIKKYKNTTTEEDLDASLSDAHKTYHNVSVLEFDDANPGETRNLFYTFKTTPEMIKDTSATVTMRGIFVPNRSYKNHKIKNLEMEIVTSHDPNKMGSNGSFMNYRFVRFKRVNFKTRFQNNGEGPARMIRLETDIPDMFDKKTFKIESMYPECPICPKDEVPTVSCLDTIIKQKQIFFTFKNIYLPGSEQKNVHEKDSTKGFVKYSMKFNKDFHKVKTRTRTAIIFDKNEPIITNYATTRFLPGISIGAKAGYNLYPDLDNSTSYFVGATISPFKSYRFYWQVEWLNSINKYDSAANVIDGIVISPNGLKQRQRTTTSTENKSVNWEVPILIRYNINNYIGVGAGLQANFNISDERNQTIKIETFEGDSEKFVINTKTDSNSVKNSFADFKTGLLFDLTIGAARIGPSLGARYVINFEQNFNYFQFYGIWKF; encoded by the coding sequence ATGAAAAAGCTTTTATGTTATTTAATTTTTCTTTCCTCTGTAATGGCGTTGGCACAAACTAAGGTAAAAGACACCATAACCCGAAGAGCAACTATTATTTACAATCAGAACGGGAATCAGGTTACTTTCAAACCTGAGACGCCACCTTTAATTCCAATTGCAGGTGCTCCAAAACCAAGTTATTCCTATCTATGGGAACTGGGAGACGGACATTACAGCAAAGAGGCCGAGCCTAAACATGTCTATAAAAACAAGGGCAATTACACCACAAGACTAGCCGTAACCAACAATTACGACAACGGAAAACCTCCGGCAACACGTCCTAAAAAAGTTGCTGTAAATGACATTACAGATTCTAATTATAAAGACATTGCTTCTATTGCAGATCAGAACGGCTTTGCAATCTTAAAAAACTGTGATCCTATTCCGGAACAGGAAATGGTAGTTGTAGTGAGTTATCAAAATCTGGAAAATTATGTTTCGAGTGGAAAGCTTTATTTATTCTACAATGAAAAACAATTCAAAAACAACAATTTCGAATTAGTAGATTTCAGGACTCATGCCAACGAACGTGAAGTAAAAGAAAACGTGGTGGCTTCGGTGAATGATCTTGAGGATACCAAATCGTATTTGGCTTCTGCCGAAAGCATTTCAAGAATCAAAAAATATAAAAATACCACAACCGAAGAAGATCTTGACGCCTCCTTGTCAGACGCCCATAAAACCTATCATAATGTTTCGGTATTAGAATTTGATGATGCCAATCCGGGCGAAACCCGCAATCTTTTTTATACGTTCAAAACGACTCCCGAAATGATTAAAGATACCAGCGCAACTGTTACGATGCGTGGCATCTTTGTTCCTAACCGAAGTTATAAAAACCATAAAATAAAGAACCTTGAGATGGAAATTGTCACTTCTCACGACCCAAACAAAATGGGATCTAACGGAAGTTTTATGAACTATCGATTCGTGCGTTTTAAACGGGTAAATTTCAAAACCCGTTTTCAAAACAACGGAGAAGGTCCTGCCAGAATGATTCGCCTTGAAACTGATATTCCAGATATGTTTGACAAAAAGACTTTCAAAATCGAAAGCATGTATCCTGAATGTCCGATTTGCCCGAAAGACGAAGTTCCGACAGTAAGCTGTCTCGATACGATTATCAAACAAAAACAGATCTTTTTTACGTTCAAAAACATCTATCTACCGGGAAGTGAACAGAAAAATGTACACGAAAAAGACAGTACAAAAGGCTTTGTGAAATATTCTATGAAATTTAATAAAGACTTTCACAAAGTAAAAACCAGAACCCGTACTGCGATCATTTTCGACAAAAATGAACCTATCATTACCAACTACGCCACTACCCGATTTTTACCCGGAATCTCTATTGGCGCAAAAGCGGGTTACAATCTATATCCGGATTTAGACAACTCGACGAGTTATTTTGTTGGTGCCACTATTTCTCCTTTTAAGTCGTATCGCTTTTACTGGCAGGTGGAATGGCTCAATAGTATCAATAAATATGACAGTGCCGCAAATGTAATTGACGGTATTGTTATAAGTCCCAATGGTCTAAAACAGCGTCAACGAACTACTACAAGCACTGAAAATAAAAGTGTCAATTGGGAAGTCCCGATCCTGATTCGGTACAATATCAATAACTACATTGGTGTTGGTGCGGGTTTACAAGCCAATTTCAATATTTCTGACGAACGAAATCAGACTATAAAAATTGAAACTTTTGAAGGAGATTCCGAAAAATTTGTAATAAACACCAAAACAGATTCGAATTCGGTTAAAAATTCTTTTGCTGATTTTAAAACCGGTTTGTTATTCGACTTAACAATCGGAGCGGCCCGAATTGGTCCAAGTCTGGGGGCACGGTATGTAATCAACTTTGAGCAGAATTTTAATTATTTTCAGTTTTATGGAATTTGGAAGTTTTAG
- a CDS encoding retropepsin-like aspartic protease has translation MEDLQKVLKKAKYRKIKFKITKTQHLSIKAKINGVSGSFILDTGASNSCIGFESIEYFELSAKKSKTKASGAGGTGMETQLSSHNRLQLGSWKDTDFSLVIFDLSHVNEALRAYKTKPVHGIIGADVLLKGKAIIDYYNHYVYLQ, from the coding sequence ATGGAAGATCTTCAGAAAGTCCTTAAAAAAGCAAAGTATCGAAAAATAAAGTTCAAAATTACCAAAACACAGCATTTGTCTATTAAAGCCAAAATCAATGGAGTTTCGGGAAGTTTTATTCTGGACACCGGAGCTTCTAATTCCTGTATTGGATTTGAAAGCATCGAGTACTTCGAATTATCGGCAAAAAAATCCAAAACTAAAGCTTCAGGAGCTGGAGGAACGGGCATGGAAACGCAACTTTCTTCTCACAATCGTTTACAACTTGGGAGTTGGAAAGATACTGATTTCAGTTTGGTGATTTTTGATCTTTCGCATGTAAACGAAGCTTTACGCGCCTACAAAACAAAACCTGTTCATGGCATTATTGGCGCCGATGTTTTACTTAAAGGAAAAGCCATTATTGATTATTACAATCATTACGTATACCTGCAATAA
- a CDS encoding RNA polymerase sigma factor codes for MAKTKIHSDQKYIEGLAANNSTIIQEIYKKYVPKVVFYIRNNSGNQDQAQDIVQEIMILLFNQAKANTLQLTCPFDAYFFLLCKRKWLNELKKTANKGVTINEDAGSISESAHELVEQTKEFDEKQQLFDAMFQKLGDKCQEVLKLSFTLKTMEEVAEKLNVTYGYVRKKKSLCIGQLTQWIQENKNFKSLKNN; via the coding sequence ATGGCCAAAACTAAAATTCATTCCGACCAAAAATATATTGAAGGGCTTGCTGCTAATAATTCGACTATAATTCAGGAGATTTATAAAAAGTATGTTCCGAAAGTTGTTTTCTATATTAGGAACAATTCCGGTAATCAGGATCAGGCACAAGATATTGTTCAGGAAATAATGATACTGCTTTTTAATCAGGCCAAAGCCAATACACTACAGCTAACCTGTCCGTTTGATGCCTACTTTTTCTTGTTGTGTAAAAGAAAATGGCTAAACGAATTAAAAAAAACTGCCAATAAGGGGGTAACAATTAATGAAGATGCGGGATCTATAAGTGAATCTGCTCATGAATTGGTAGAGCAAACCAAAGAATTTGATGAAAAACAACAACTTTTTGATGCCATGTTCCAAAAATTAGGAGACAAGTGTCAGGAAGTATTAAAGTTGAGTTTTACCCTAAAAACGATGGAAGAAGTTGCCGAAAAGCTTAATGTTACTTACGGGTATGTCCGTAAAAAGAAATCATTATGCATTGGCCAGTTAACACAGTGGATTCAGGAAAATAAAAACTTTAAATCTCTAAAAAATAACTAG
- a CDS encoding TCR/Tet family MFS transporter, whose protein sequence is MLQKNKSAAIGFIFITMLIDITGWGIIIPVIPKLIEELIHGDISEAAKVGGWLTFAYAITQFVFAPVIGNLSDKYGRRPILLISLFGFSLDYLLLAFSPTIIWLFVGRIIAGITGASITTASAYIADVSTPENRAKNFGLIGAAFGLGFIIGPVIGGLLGQYGSRVPFYAAAVLCMVNFLYGFFILPESLKKENRRAFDWKRANPVGAILGLRKHPTLIGLISAIFLLYVGSHAVQSNWSFFTIYRFNWDERMIGISLGIIGLLVGVVQGGLVRWINPKIGNEKSIYIGLALYTVGMLLFAFATESWMMFVFLIPYCLGGIAGPALQSVVSSKVLPSEQGEIQGTLTSLMSASSIIGPPMMANTFYFFTHDDAPFKFAGAPFILGGALMLLSTIVAYFSLKKHAVSKAETRPATENIPATETISIKE, encoded by the coding sequence ATGTTACAAAAAAATAAATCTGCGGCTATTGGTTTTATTTTCATAACCATGTTAATTGATATTACCGGATGGGGGATTATTATACCGGTAATTCCGAAATTGATTGAAGAATTGATACATGGTGATATTAGTGAGGCCGCAAAAGTGGGAGGCTGGTTGACTTTTGCCTATGCCATAACCCAGTTTGTGTTTGCTCCCGTAATTGGTAATTTGAGTGATAAATACGGACGTAGACCGATTCTCTTAATTTCTCTTTTTGGATTCTCGTTAGATTATCTTTTGCTGGCTTTTTCGCCTACAATCATATGGTTATTTGTCGGACGTATCATTGCCGGAATCACCGGAGCGAGTATTACAACGGCTTCGGCTTATATTGCCGATGTGAGTACTCCCGAAAACAGAGCTAAAAACTTCGGACTGATCGGAGCTGCTTTTGGTTTAGGATTCATCATTGGTCCTGTTATAGGAGGATTGTTAGGACAATATGGTTCCAGAGTTCCTTTTTATGCGGCTGCCGTTTTGTGTATGGTGAACTTTTTATACGGCTTTTTCATCTTGCCGGAATCTTTAAAGAAAGAAAACCGCAGAGCTTTCGACTGGAAACGGGCGAATCCGGTTGGTGCTATTTTAGGTTTAAGAAAACATCCAACCTTAATTGGACTTATCTCCGCGATATTTTTGTTGTATGTAGGTTCTCATGCCGTACAAAGTAACTGGAGTTTCTTTACGATCTATCGATTTAATTGGGATGAGCGCATGATCGGAATTTCATTGGGAATAATTGGTTTACTCGTAGGAGTGGTACAAGGAGGATTGGTACGATGGATCAATCCAAAAATAGGAAACGAAAAAAGTATCTATATCGGTTTAGCCTTATACACGGTCGGGATGTTATTGTTTGCATTTGCTACAGAAAGCTGGATGATGTTTGTGTTTTTAATTCCGTATTGCCTTGGTGGAATTGCCGGACCAGCATTACAATCTGTGGTGTCCAGTAAAGTATTACCAAGTGAACAAGGAGAGATACAAGGAACGTTAACGAGTTTGATGAGCGCTTCATCGATTATTGGACCTCCAATGATGGCGAACACTTTTTACTTTTTTACACATGACGATGCTCCTTTTAAATTCGCGGGAGCTCCCTTTATTCTGGGTGGTGCTTTAATGTTACTGAGTACGATCGTAGCCTATTTTTCATTAAAAAAACATGCCGTTTCAAAAGCAGAAACTAGACCGGCGACAGAAAATATACCCGCCACTGAAACGATTTCAATAAAAGAATAA
- a CDS encoding CHAT domain-containing protein, translating to MNSHHLYGLIFLFLSLTVSGQSQEDKIYHVVDAFVGNPSPERLQNLDKAEADFWKNSRPKSKAELLALVVLNCNKAYYENQFGQSEKAIKSYEKAWQIYQKNKLKNYDIVEFCLKSLGNLYTILGDYDNAENTIKQYYFIANLEKNEPQKIAAILNLSNVYQSSGKISLAIELLQNTLKTEKLSNSQKGILLNNLGNNYLLSSTTNLMRPEIHQHAKKAFELAVNYLKNEKEQSETLSNCYRNLATLNRQRGDFKIANSYLEKAEKLFLETKNQQPRKLAKLYYEKALLLFDEHKYDESTKLISAIFKILVPNYNSKNSLPDQNQVYAETVLIDALDLQAEIFQFKQPKEAIRAFEISFYIENLVMNSLVYENSKIITQLRSRNRTEKCIAIYSDLYQKEGKIEYIENAFQLSEKTKSGILKSFRSNIKNASAAEKHYLYKLQNLNNSILKEQQKGNLATLSELNRLIKKQNEIMLLLKKTESKNGNYIPETCNLKALFSKLEKDKAMMICYFMGFENQYYFTLQNNQIRLDRLNTTHVSIPKIVQFIDYFNSADAITNAISDYNTYSKQVYDILKLPKKSVYPSLIIVPDGILNFLPFEALITKESKTTNFAKMDFFLNDFNIGYTNSASFYLNSIPYSNAKKTVLGIFPIFEKTNFALTFSKNELQSIKKNFGGQYFENSNATFSNFKNNAANYAILHLSTHASSGDLETPASIKFYDQEILYSELYNLNINPDLVVLSACETGIGKLYKAEGAMSIARGFQFAGAKNLLFSLWKVNDFTTSVFMDDFYTNLKNKQSYVEANANAKRDFLKDPNIPNAKKSPYYWSAFVYYGTISQPEKSSNYIVYSISLLAAIGLFLIFNPYRKWKIFRKSLKKQSIEK from the coding sequence ATGAACTCACATCACTTATATGGTTTAATTTTCCTTTTCCTAAGTCTGACCGTTTCTGGGCAAAGTCAGGAAGATAAAATATACCATGTTGTGGATGCTTTCGTGGGTAATCCAAGTCCCGAGAGGCTGCAAAACCTTGATAAAGCAGAAGCTGATTTCTGGAAAAATTCAAGACCAAAATCTAAGGCAGAATTACTAGCCTTGGTGGTTTTAAACTGCAATAAAGCCTATTATGAAAATCAGTTTGGGCAGTCGGAAAAGGCGATCAAAAGTTATGAAAAGGCCTGGCAAATCTATCAGAAGAACAAACTCAAAAACTACGATATTGTGGAGTTTTGTTTAAAATCTTTGGGCAATTTGTACACGATTTTGGGCGACTATGACAATGCTGAAAACACCATTAAACAATATTATTTTATTGCCAATCTGGAGAAAAACGAGCCTCAGAAAATAGCAGCGATTCTTAATTTATCTAACGTTTATCAAAGTTCGGGTAAAATTTCTCTAGCCATTGAACTGTTACAAAACACTTTGAAAACAGAGAAATTATCCAATTCTCAAAAAGGGATTCTACTGAATAATCTGGGGAATAATTATTTGTTAAGTTCCACAACTAATTTAATGCGTCCTGAAATTCATCAGCATGCTAAAAAGGCATTTGAATTGGCTGTTAACTATTTAAAAAACGAAAAAGAGCAATCCGAAACTTTATCGAATTGTTATCGGAATCTGGCAACACTAAATCGGCAGCGAGGAGATTTTAAAATTGCGAATTCCTATTTAGAAAAAGCCGAAAAACTGTTTTTAGAAACCAAAAATCAACAACCCAGAAAACTTGCAAAACTATACTACGAGAAGGCTTTATTATTATTTGACGAACACAAATACGATGAAAGTACGAAACTGATTTCGGCTATTTTTAAAATTTTAGTTCCCAATTACAATTCAAAAAACAGTCTTCCGGATCAAAATCAAGTGTATGCGGAAACGGTTTTAATTGATGCGCTTGATCTACAGGCGGAAATTTTCCAATTCAAGCAACCAAAAGAAGCAATACGAGCTTTTGAAATTTCATTTTATATCGAAAATTTAGTCATGAATTCTTTGGTTTATGAAAACTCAAAAATCATTACACAACTACGATCCCGAAACCGGACTGAAAAATGTATTGCTATCTATAGCGATTTATATCAAAAAGAAGGCAAAATTGAATATATTGAAAACGCCTTTCAATTGTCTGAAAAAACCAAATCAGGCATTTTAAAAAGTTTTCGTTCTAACATTAAAAACGCTTCCGCAGCAGAAAAACATTATTTGTACAAACTTCAAAACTTAAACAATTCCATTTTAAAAGAACAGCAGAAAGGAAACTTGGCAACGCTTTCAGAGCTAAACCGTCTTATAAAAAAGCAAAACGAAATCATGCTTTTACTCAAAAAAACGGAGTCTAAAAACGGAAACTATATTCCTGAAACCTGCAATTTAAAAGCCTTATTTTCAAAACTGGAAAAGGATAAAGCCATGATGATTTGCTATTTTATGGGATTTGAAAATCAATATTATTTTACTTTACAAAACAATCAGATTCGTTTAGATCGGCTTAATACGACGCATGTATCAATTCCTAAAATTGTTCAGTTTATTGATTATTTCAATTCAGCCGATGCGATTACGAATGCTATTTCCGACTACAATACATACAGCAAACAGGTTTATGATATTTTAAAACTACCTAAAAAATCTGTTTATCCCAGCCTTATCATAGTGCCGGATGGGATTCTGAATTTTCTACCATTTGAAGCTTTAATTACAAAGGAATCCAAAACGACCAATTTTGCAAAAATGGATTTTTTCCTGAATGATTTTAATATTGGGTATACGAATTCGGCTTCCTTTTACCTCAACTCCATTCCCTATTCAAATGCTAAAAAAACGGTTTTGGGCATTTTTCCGATCTTCGAAAAAACCAATTTCGCTTTGACTTTTTCTAAAAACGAATTGCAGTCGATAAAGAAAAATTTTGGAGGTCAGTATTTTGAAAACAGCAACGCCACCTTTTCTAATTTCAAAAATAATGCGGCGAATTATGCTATTTTACATTTAAGTACACATGCTTCTTCGGGCGATTTGGAAACACCGGCAAGCATCAAATTTTATGATCAGGAAATCTTGTATTCAGAATTATACAACCTCAACATCAATCCGGATCTGGTAGTTCTCAGTGCTTGTGAAACCGGGATAGGAAAACTGTACAAAGCCGAAGGTGCTATGAGTATTGCAAGAGGATTTCAGTTTGCGGGGGCCAAAAACTTATTGTTTTCGTTGTGGAAGGTCAACGATTTTACGACTTCTGTTTTTATGGATGATTTTTATACCAACCTCAAAAACAAACAATCTTATGTTGAAGCAAATGCCAATGCAAAAAGAGATTTTTTAAAGGATCCCAACATCCCAAATGCCAAAAAATCACCTTATTATTGGAGCGCTTTTGTTTATTACGGAACTATTTCACAACCCGAAAAATCTTCCAATTATATCGTCTATAGCATTAGTTTATTGGCTGCAATTGGTTTATTTTTGATTTTCAATCCTTATCGAAAATGGAAGATCTTCAGAAAGTCCTTAAAAAAGCAAAGTATCGAAAAATAA
- a CDS encoding T9SS type A sorting domain-containing protein, with protein sequence MKKKLLYFILLLVTNLFYAQVNPIEHCYDDTYFDLTVNNSLLLGNLNPAETTLTYHVSLQEANMNVNPILQVTQFKSTEPSRTIYARIDNKGTVTTNYFNLILNPRLNTVGVTAQSRCYGANDGFILMQSTGGKAPYVYRSVNNGANNGPYQTSPYFYNLVSGVYTIEARDQIGCISTTFLVITEPNPLTADVLVDANNIRITAAGGTGSYEYAVSTIDNVLVVPYQASNLFSDLATGTYTIYVKDTNGCIVSKTNVNVAPRNTLSAIASVTAITCNNPTATIAVEATGGSATYRYSINNGPSTTSNLFTDLTAGTYTIIVTDSQGATTSLTKVISAVNPPEATLVVGNVSCFGVQNGYIKVEKVKPSDYSYSLNGGPYRDGNSDNNSYFNNLGPGNYTINVRDNATGCIKALTAEITQPNQLTADAMVDANNIRITAAGGTPTYEYALSGINNLWIPYQSGDLFPNLAEGTYTAYAKDANGCIVSKTGINVAPRNTLSAVATTTLVTCSNPTATITVTATGGTGSYKYLLNNEPLTTSNVFPGLAPGTYYITVRDIQDATVTLIVEVKKAVTPKAVLEIVTNVTCFGEQNGAIKVQTAGDGGYTYSVNGGVNIIGTGNNPILLKNLAAGTYNITVKDNITGCVSSVAAIITQPSLLTATVEANPQILTITTSGGSGQYVFSLDGSAFQSSPYFTNISYGYHSVHIKDSNGCYFIKDIAVNPPAPLVNGKNAIVFEFKAGQTLADIVVEGQNITWYSNKSSSTGKKAETSLPLTTVLVNGIIYYASQTINGIESTERLAVTAKSDGALSTPDFELGYFKFSPNPVKHILTLDNKESIDEIEIFSTSGASVLFKKINTTHSEIDLSSLSTGIYILKVKANGKVKAIKFVKE encoded by the coding sequence ATGAAAAAAAAACTACTCTATTTTATTCTTTTATTAGTTACCAATCTGTTTTATGCTCAAGTCAACCCTATTGAGCACTGTTACGACGATACTTATTTCGATTTAACCGTCAACAATTCTCTTTTACTGGGCAATTTAAATCCAGCCGAAACTACCCTAACTTATCATGTTAGTCTGCAGGAGGCGAATATGAATGTAAATCCAATTTTGCAAGTAACCCAATTTAAAAGTACGGAGCCGTCTAGAACTATTTATGCGCGAATTGATAATAAGGGAACGGTCACGACAAATTATTTCAATCTGATCCTAAATCCAAGATTGAATACCGTTGGAGTAACCGCGCAATCCCGTTGTTACGGAGCAAATGACGGTTTTATCCTTATGCAATCTACAGGAGGAAAAGCTCCTTATGTTTACCGTTCTGTAAATAACGGTGCTAATAATGGGCCTTACCAGACCAGTCCTTATTTCTACAATCTTGTATCGGGAGTTTACACTATAGAAGCCCGCGATCAAATTGGATGTATTTCCACAACCTTTTTAGTCATTACCGAACCCAATCCATTAACAGCCGATGTGTTGGTTGATGCTAATAACATACGTATTACTGCAGCAGGAGGAACCGGATCTTATGAATATGCCGTCTCAACTATTGACAATGTATTGGTGGTGCCTTACCAGGCTAGCAATCTCTTTTCTGATCTGGCTACAGGGACGTATACCATATATGTTAAAGATACAAACGGCTGCATCGTTTCTAAAACAAATGTAAATGTAGCCCCAAGAAACACACTTTCTGCCATTGCTTCGGTAACTGCAATAACTTGTAATAATCCTACAGCAACAATAGCCGTAGAGGCAACAGGAGGTTCAGCTACTTATCGATATTCGATAAATAATGGCCCTTCTACGACTTCAAATTTATTTACAGATTTGACAGCCGGAACTTACACTATAATCGTGACAGACAGTCAAGGTGCTACAACCTCTCTAACCAAGGTAATAAGTGCCGTAAATCCTCCCGAAGCTACTTTGGTTGTTGGAAATGTAAGCTGTTTTGGAGTTCAAAATGGCTATATAAAGGTAGAGAAAGTAAAGCCCTCCGATTATTCTTATAGCTTAAATGGAGGTCCATATAGAGATGGCAATTCCGACAACAATTCTTATTTTAACAATTTAGGTCCCGGTAATTACACTATAAATGTTAGAGACAATGCTACCGGATGTATAAAAGCGCTAACGGCAGAAATTACGCAACCCAATCAATTAACGGCCGATGCAATGGTTGATGCCAATAACATACGTATTACTGCAGCAGGAGGAACCCCAACTTATGAATATGCGCTCTCAGGTATTAACAATTTATGGATCCCTTATCAGTCTGGTGATCTATTCCCTAATCTGGCTGAAGGGACATATACCGCATATGCTAAAGACGCAAACGGCTGTATCGTTTCTAAAACAGGTATAAATGTAGCCCCAAGAAATACACTTTCTGCCGTTGCTACCACAACCCTTGTAACTTGTAGTAATCCTACAGCAACAATTACGGTAACGGCTACAGGAGGTACAGGTTCGTATAAATATTTGCTAAACAACGAACCTCTTACTACCTCAAATGTATTTCCTGGTTTAGCTCCCGGCACTTATTATATAACCGTTCGGGATATACAAGATGCAACAGTAACTTTAATTGTAGAAGTAAAAAAAGCAGTTACTCCTAAAGCTGTTTTAGAGATTGTAACTAATGTAACTTGCTTTGGAGAACAAAATGGTGCTATAAAGGTACAAACAGCAGGAGATGGAGGTTATACGTATAGCGTAAATGGGGGTGTCAATATTATTGGAACTGGCAATAACCCAATTCTTTTGAAAAATTTAGCTGCCGGCACTTACAACATAACGGTTAAGGATAATATTACCGGATGTGTCTCATCGGTAGCTGCAATAATTACGCAACCCTCTTTATTAACCGCAACTGTAGAGGCAAATCCACAAATTTTGACTATTACTACTAGCGGAGGTTCGGGACAATATGTTTTTTCATTAGATGGGAGTGCATTTCAATCCAGTCCTTATTTTACAAATATATCTTATGGGTATCATTCTGTACATATAAAGGATAGCAACGGATGTTATTTTATTAAAGACATAGCCGTAAATCCACCGGCACCACTTGTAAATGGAAAAAACGCCATTGTTTTCGAATTTAAAGCCGGACAAACTTTGGCTGACATTGTTGTTGAGGGTCAAAACATTACCTGGTACAGCAACAAAAGTTCCTCAACAGGTAAAAAGGCCGAAACCAGTTTACCCCTAACAACCGTTTTAGTCAATGGTATAATCTATTATGCTTCACAAACTATAAACGGGATTGAAAGTACAGAACGTCTTGCAGTAACAGCAAAATCTGATGGAGCACTTTCTACTCCTGATTTTGAGTTAGGGTATTTCAAATTTTCGCCTAATCCGGTCAAACACATTCTGACCCTTGACAATAAGGAGAGCATCGATGAAATTGAAATTTTCTCTACTTCAGGTGCCTCTGTTTTATTCAAAAAAATAAATACAACTCACTCTGAAATTGATTTGTCAAGTCTTTCAACAGGCATTTATATTTTAAAAGTAAAAGCTAACGGAAAAGTAAAAGCCATAAAATTCGTAAAGGAATAA
- a CDS encoding C1 family peptidase: MKKPQIKFSIRKIALLFLALLAFYSCEKGNDQQEIDTQEKLMDGHVNLLDKGRYGLAQMPDTYLKSIQFTSPEEYRSKIAQFRPDLTTSAQKMSLTAKVAAVKNLPTPPVGDQGSEGSCVGWGVGYAAHSIARYLNNTIHQSNWSGASRSAAYVYNQIKLGNCGAGSYPNDAMNLIKNQGECSEAQMPYIAGGCNTQPSSQQKTWAAGRKTGGWFSVNPKSVADIKYYLNQNYAVAVCFDVNQSFYDIRNNNHVWSSLYGSRQGGHCVCIVGYDDATGLFKVQNSWGAGWGRSGFFYVTYANITNGAFNWAGCIVPNPSANS, translated from the coding sequence ATGAAAAAACCTCAAATTAAATTTTCAATTAGAAAAATTGCACTCTTATTTTTAGCATTGCTTGCTTTTTATTCTTGTGAAAAAGGAAATGATCAGCAAGAAATCGATACTCAGGAAAAATTAATGGACGGACATGTTAATCTTTTAGATAAAGGAAGATATGGATTGGCTCAAATGCCGGACACTTATTTAAAGAGTATTCAGTTTACCTCTCCGGAAGAATACCGTTCCAAAATTGCCCAATTTAGACCAGACTTAACAACCAGTGCTCAGAAAATGTCTTTAACGGCTAAAGTGGCAGCAGTAAAAAACTTGCCAACACCTCCGGTTGGAGATCAGGGAAGCGAAGGATCTTGCGTAGGCTGGGGAGTTGGTTATGCTGCTCACAGTATTGCCAGATATCTTAACAATACTATACACCAAAGTAATTGGAGTGGAGCTTCAAGAAGTGCCGCATACGTATACAATCAGATAAAATTAGGGAATTGTGGAGCAGGATCTTATCCAAATGATGCGATGAACTTAATCAAAAATCAAGGAGAATGTTCAGAAGCTCAAATGCCTTACATTGCCGGAGGTTGTAATACACAACCATCATCACAACAAAAAACTTGGGCAGCAGGTAGAAAAACTGGTGGATGGTTTAGTGTGAACCCAAAAAGTGTTGCAGATATCAAATATTACCTAAACCAAAATTACGCTGTTGCAGTATGTTTTGATGTAAATCAAAGTTTTTATGACATTCGTAACAACAACCACGTTTGGTCTAGTCTATACGGAAGCAGACAAGGTGGACACTGTGTATGTATAGTAGGATATGATGACGCTACGGGACTTTTTAAAGTACAAAACTCTTGGGGAGCAGGATGGGGCCGTAGTGGTTTCTTCTATGTGACTTATGCTAATATCACCAACGGAGCCTTCAATTGGGCGGGATGTATTGTCCCTAATCCATCGGCAAACTCTTAG